In Corynebacterium guangdongense, one DNA window encodes the following:
- a CDS encoding SRPBCC family protein: MTAHEHILSRPGESTVFHLDSTWWIPAAEDRVWEVLAEISSWSQWWHGMTRSLRRDGTAWLEVRSPLGYRLNLVLTLLSETPRHSARFTVDGDLRGVGSVLTAAHGSGTRVDIMWCVVTRRRLIGRFRLLARWAHAVVMAAGRRGLRRATES; the protein is encoded by the coding sequence GTGACCGCGCACGAGCACATCCTGTCCCGCCCGGGCGAATCGACCGTGTTCCACCTCGATTCGACCTGGTGGATTCCGGCTGCGGAGGACCGGGTCTGGGAAGTGCTCGCCGAGATCTCCTCATGGTCGCAGTGGTGGCACGGGATGACGCGCAGCCTCCGACGGGACGGCACCGCCTGGCTCGAGGTCCGCAGCCCACTGGGGTATCGGCTCAATCTCGTGCTCACCCTTCTGAGCGAGACTCCGCGCCACAGCGCCCGATTCACGGTGGACGGTGACCTGCGCGGCGTCGGCAGCGTCCTCACCGCTGCCCACGGCAGCGGAACCCGGGTCGACATCATGTGGTGCGTGGTGACCAGGCGTCGCCTGATCGGGAGGTTCCGGCTGCTGGCACGGTGGGCGCATGCGGTGGTCATGGCGGCCGGTCGCCGCGGGCTACGGAGGGCCACCGAATCGTAG
- a CDS encoding DUF2469 domain-containing protein, producing MSAEELDNYEAEVELSLYREYRDVVSQFSYVVETERRFYLANAVELIPHTQGPDVYYEVRMSDAWVWDMYRSARFVRYARVITYKDVNIEELDKPDILPPK from the coding sequence GTGAGCGCAGAAGAGCTCGACAACTACGAAGCTGAGGTGGAGCTGTCCCTGTACCGCGAGTACCGGGACGTCGTCAGCCAGTTCTCCTACGTGGTGGAGACCGAACGACGTTTCTACCTGGCCAACGCCGTCGAACTTATCCCGCACACCCAGGGCCCGGACGTCTACTACGAGGTCCGCATGTCCGACGCCTGGGTCTGGGACATGTACCGTTCCGCCCGCTTCGTGCGCTACGCCCGCGTCATCACCTACAAGGACGTCAACATCGAGGAACTGGACAAGCCGGACATTCTCCCGCCCAAGTAG
- a CDS encoding ribonuclease HII has translation MRRLKQLRTWEVALSRAGLGPVAGVDEAGRGACAGPITIAACVMPDRTIAELDRLTDSKKLTPTLREKLYPLVTKYAVAWSVVSIDNRAIDERGIQTANIDGMRRAVALLDPAPGYVLTDAWHVPGLTVPHIGMLGGDQTARCIAAASVIAKVTRDRLMGELADAHPNYGFAGHKGYSTKTHLDAVRHHGASPVHRYTYANVARAHAEYLADQSLNPEEAGT, from the coding sequence ATGCGCCGGTTGAAACAATTGCGCACCTGGGAGGTCGCGCTGTCCAGGGCTGGGCTGGGGCCGGTCGCCGGCGTCGACGAGGCCGGACGCGGGGCCTGCGCCGGGCCGATCACGATCGCCGCGTGCGTGATGCCGGACCGCACCATCGCCGAACTCGATCGACTCACCGACTCCAAGAAGCTCACCCCGACGCTGCGTGAGAAGCTCTACCCCCTGGTCACGAAGTACGCGGTGGCCTGGTCCGTCGTCTCCATCGACAACCGGGCCATCGATGAGCGCGGAATCCAGACCGCCAACATCGACGGCATGCGCCGGGCCGTCGCCCTCCTCGACCCCGCCCCCGGTTACGTCCTCACCGACGCCTGGCACGTGCCGGGGCTGACCGTCCCGCACATCGGCATGCTGGGCGGCGACCAGACCGCCCGCTGCATCGCCGCAGCCAGCGTCATCGCGAAAGTCACCCGTGACCGACTCATGGGCGAGCTTGCCGACGCCCACCCCAACTACGGCTTCGCCGGGCACAAGGGCTATTCCACGAAGACCCACCTGGATGCGGTGCGCCACCACGGGGCCAGCCCCGTCCACCGATACACTTATGCCAACGTTGCCAGGGCCCACGCAGAATACCTGGCAGACCAGTCGTTAAACCCCGAGGAGGCAGGCACGTGA
- the lepB gene encoding signal peptidase I, which translates to MTTSAFQNPRRGPRDRRRRTGETGRPWYRDYLYSVLWAFVLLAVFYALIGRLYVIPSGSMEPTLHGCEGCTGDRIFVEKVSYRFSDPEPGDVVVYEGTESWNTAYTSNRSENVAVRTMQNLGSYFGIVAPDENNLVKRVIATGGQTVSCQEDDPAVMVDGAPIDQSYTLAPAEYQINPATGSEACGGDYFGPITVPANSYWLMGDNRTNSMDSRYHVGDPHQGAIPEENIRGKVRWIVLPFSRVGGVDDPDIQPQQS; encoded by the coding sequence GTGACTACCTCAGCCTTCCAGAACCCGCGCCGGGGTCCCCGCGACCGACGACGCCGGACGGGGGAGACCGGGCGGCCCTGGTACCGCGACTACCTCTACTCCGTTCTCTGGGCGTTCGTCCTGCTGGCGGTTTTCTACGCGCTGATCGGCCGTCTCTACGTCATCCCCTCCGGATCGATGGAGCCGACGCTGCACGGCTGCGAGGGCTGCACCGGAGACCGGATCTTCGTGGAGAAGGTGTCCTACCGCTTCTCCGACCCGGAACCGGGTGACGTGGTGGTCTACGAGGGCACCGAGTCCTGGAACACGGCCTACACCTCGAACCGCTCCGAGAATGTCGCGGTGCGCACGATGCAGAACCTAGGGTCCTACTTCGGCATCGTCGCACCTGACGAGAACAACCTGGTCAAACGCGTCATCGCCACCGGCGGTCAGACCGTGTCCTGCCAGGAGGACGATCCGGCCGTCATGGTCGACGGGGCGCCGATCGACCAGTCCTACACGCTGGCGCCGGCGGAATACCAGATCAACCCGGCCACCGGCTCCGAGGCCTGCGGCGGCGACTACTTCGGCCCGATCACCGTCCCGGCGAACTCCTACTGGCTGATGGGCGACAACCGCACCAACTCCATGGACTCGCGCTACCACGTCGGAGACCCGCATCAGGGCGCCATTCCCGAGGAGAACATCCGCGGCAAAGTCCGCTGGATCGTCCTGCCCTTCAGCCGCGTCGGCGGCGTCGACGACCCGGACATCCAGCCCCAGCAGTCCTGA
- the lepB gene encoding signal peptidase I, whose product MTHEHGEAATEKTGVMPAWLETIVVFLATLVVLGLVSTFVGRMYVIPSASMEPTLHGCAGCTGDRIVAEKISYYASDPEPGDVIVFAGTDSWNAGWSANRSDNPVIYGLQEVGEFVGFVAPDENILVKRIIAEGGQTVSCQAGDPAVMVDGQPTDHSYTLQPAEYPVDPAVGSEACGGMYFGPVEVPEGTYFMMGDNRTNSLDSRYHTNDPYNGAIPEENVRGKVQWIVFPFSRIGAVADPAIQPQQAA is encoded by the coding sequence ATGACACACGAACACGGAGAAGCGGCCACCGAGAAGACCGGCGTCATGCCCGCCTGGCTGGAGACGATCGTCGTTTTTCTCGCCACCCTGGTGGTTCTCGGCCTGGTCTCCACGTTCGTCGGCCGCATGTACGTCATTCCCTCAGCCTCGATGGAGCCGACGCTGCACGGTTGCGCGGGCTGCACCGGCGACCGCATCGTCGCTGAGAAGATCAGCTACTACGCCTCCGACCCCGAACCGGGTGACGTCATCGTCTTCGCCGGCACCGACTCCTGGAACGCGGGCTGGAGCGCGAACCGCTCCGACAACCCCGTCATTTACGGTCTGCAGGAGGTCGGTGAGTTCGTCGGCTTCGTCGCCCCCGACGAAAACATCCTGGTCAAGCGCATCATCGCTGAAGGGGGTCAGACCGTGTCCTGCCAGGCGGGCGACCCGGCCGTGATGGTCGACGGACAGCCCACCGACCACTCCTACACCCTGCAGCCGGCCGAGTACCCGGTGGACCCGGCGGTCGGCTCCGAGGCCTGCGGCGGCATGTACTTCGGGCCGGTCGAGGTCCCCGAGGGCACCTACTTCATGATGGGCGACAACCGCACCAACTCCCTGGACTCTCGCTACCACACCAACGACCCCTACAACGGCGCGATCCCGGAGGAGAACGTCCGCGGGAAGGTCCAGTGGATCGTCTTCCCCTTCAGCCGTATCGGCGCCGTGGCCGACCCGGCGATTCAGCCCCAGCAGGCCGCCTAG
- a CDS encoding GntP family permease, whose translation METWEQTLGAGPLLGIAAAGIALILILIIKFKLHAFITLVLVSILTAIATGIPLGAVYDVSMQGFRATLGDVGILVGLGAMLGKLIEHSGGAQVLADTMIRRFGEKRAPLALGVAALFLGFPMFFDAGLVVMLPIIFAVARRLHGPILLYALPTAVAFSVMHVFVPPHPGPVAASTFFGTNLGLLIIAGILIALPTFYVTGYLWGKFVARRYPFTTVAGAIFGRETEEIKNPPKVGTVIAMLLLPMLLIFLNTGVDFATKAGLVTGEEMWAEAFTMLGKSGVALLISVLVAIPVLGTRRGTTGTALEKLLDSALGPIASVVFITGAGGMYGGVLRSSGIGDALADVLNGIGIPVILAVYLVAAILRVAQGSATVALTTAAGLMAPAVLAGGYSDMQIVAITIACAAGSVIASHVNDSGFWLVGRLFGMDVKTTLRTWTVQQTFESLMAFVLAAALFLIF comes from the coding sequence ATGGAAACCTGGGAGCAGACGCTCGGCGCGGGCCCCCTCCTCGGCATCGCCGCGGCGGGAATCGCGCTGATTCTCATCCTCATCATCAAGTTCAAGCTTCATGCCTTCATCACGCTGGTACTGGTATCCATCCTGACCGCGATCGCCACCGGCATCCCCCTGGGGGCCGTGTACGACGTCTCCATGCAGGGCTTCCGCGCCACCCTGGGTGACGTGGGCATTCTGGTCGGTCTCGGCGCCATGCTGGGCAAACTCATCGAGCACTCCGGCGGCGCCCAGGTGCTGGCCGACACCATGATCAGGCGTTTCGGCGAGAAGAGAGCGCCCCTGGCCCTCGGCGTCGCCGCGCTCTTCCTGGGCTTCCCGATGTTCTTCGACGCGGGCCTGGTCGTCATGCTGCCGATCATCTTCGCCGTGGCCCGGCGTCTCCACGGCCCCATCCTGCTCTACGCCCTGCCCACCGCGGTCGCCTTCTCCGTCATGCACGTCTTCGTTCCGCCGCACCCGGGGCCGGTCGCCGCCTCCACCTTCTTCGGCACCAACCTGGGCCTGCTCATCATCGCCGGCATTCTCATCGCCCTGCCGACCTTCTACGTGACCGGCTACCTCTGGGGCAAGTTCGTCGCCAGGAGGTATCCCTTCACCACCGTCGCCGGTGCGATCTTCGGCCGGGAAACCGAGGAGATCAAGAATCCGCCGAAGGTCGGCACGGTCATCGCCATGCTCCTGCTGCCGATGCTGCTCATCTTCCTCAACACCGGCGTCGACTTCGCCACCAAAGCGGGCCTGGTCACCGGGGAGGAAATGTGGGCGGAGGCCTTCACCATGCTTGGCAAGTCCGGCGTCGCTCTGCTGATCTCCGTCCTGGTCGCCATCCCCGTCCTGGGAACCCGTCGCGGCACCACCGGCACCGCCCTGGAGAAGCTCCTCGACTCCGCGCTCGGCCCGATCGCCTCGGTCGTCTTCATCACCGGCGCCGGCGGCATGTACGGCGGGGTCCTGCGCTCCTCCGGAATCGGTGACGCGCTGGCCGACGTCCTCAACGGCATCGGCATTCCGGTCATCCTCGCCGTCTACCTGGTTGCCGCCATCCTGCGCGTCGCCCAGGGCTCCGCCACTGTCGCGCTGACCACCGCCGCCGGCCTCATGGCCCCGGCCGTGCTCGCCGGCGGCTACTCCGACATGCAGATCGTCGCCATCACCATCGCCTGCGCCGCCGGCTCCGTCATCGCCTCCCACGTCAACGACTCCGGCTTCTGGCTGGTCGGCCGGCTCTTTGGCATGGACGTCAAAACCACGCTGCGCACGTGGACGGTGCAGCAGACTTTCGAATCGCTCATGGCCTTCGTTCTGGCGGCCGCGCTCTTCCTCATCTTCTGA
- the rplS gene encoding 50S ribosomal protein L19, with translation MSQNKLIEKIDQSQVRDDIPDFRPGDTLDVHVKVIEGATERTQLFKGFVVRRQGSGIRETFTVRKVSFGIGVERTFPVHSPNLAKIDVVRRGDVRRAKLYYMRELRGKAARIKERR, from the coding sequence ATGAGCCAGAACAAACTCATCGAGAAGATCGATCAGTCGCAGGTCCGCGACGACATCCCGGATTTCCGTCCGGGTGACACCCTCGACGTTCACGTCAAGGTCATCGAGGGCGCCACCGAGCGTACCCAGCTCTTCAAGGGCTTCGTCGTCCGTCGTCAGGGCTCCGGCATCCGCGAGACCTTCACCGTCCGTAAGGTCTCCTTCGGTATCGGCGTCGAGCGCACCTTCCCGGTTCACTCCCCGAACCTGGCCAAGATCGACGTCGTCCGTCGTGGCGACGTTCGTCGCGCCAAGCTGTACTACATGCGCGAGCTGCGCGGCAAGGCAGCCCGCATCAAGGAGCGCCGCTAG
- a CDS encoding SDR family oxidoreductase, giving the protein MNSTTGYRAHHPARRVLVTGATGYVGGRLIPELLNAGFTVRATSRRLESMRRFDWFDSVEAVEADLTRPEDLAALMADVDVAYYLVHSMGAGVVDFERTEAFVADNVATAAAAAGVGQLVYLSGLHPDREPAELSKHMRSRERVARRLLAGEVPTLVFRAGVIIGSGSASFEIIRHLTDRLPVMTAPNWIDNDIEPISVRDVLYYLVAAADLPSPVNDAVDIGGGHVYQFKELLTLYGRELGLERRIVGLRLPRFANAASGLWIGLVTPVPVKLAIPLAQSMAEDAVTADHRVAEIIPDPPGGLADYPTAVRRALDRQRDDVIPTNWRGAWGGSVIPEQSLPTDPEWAGRTVFTDERSGEIDAPVEDVFAVVEGIGGDSGWYSVPLLWTVRGVIDKLLGGPGLGGRRDARRLAVGDRLDWWRVEAIEPPNRLILRAEMNVGGTAWLVFDVVEGEETGTSRYTQTAVDVPNGLLGRAYWIALLPFHALIFPVMRDNILRAARARREARRS; this is encoded by the coding sequence ATGAATTCCACCACCGGATACCGCGCCCATCATCCCGCCCGGCGGGTCCTGGTCACCGGCGCCACCGGATACGTCGGCGGCCGGCTCATTCCGGAGCTGCTCAACGCCGGGTTCACGGTGCGTGCCACGTCTCGTCGACTGGAATCGATGCGCCGGTTCGACTGGTTCGACAGCGTGGAGGCGGTGGAGGCGGACCTGACCCGACCGGAGGACCTGGCCGCGCTCATGGCCGACGTCGACGTGGCCTACTACCTCGTCCACTCGATGGGGGCCGGCGTCGTCGATTTCGAGCGCACCGAGGCGTTCGTGGCCGACAACGTCGCCACCGCCGCGGCGGCGGCCGGGGTGGGGCAGCTGGTCTACCTCTCCGGGCTGCACCCGGACCGCGAGCCGGCGGAGCTGAGCAAGCACATGCGCTCCCGGGAGCGGGTGGCGCGGCGTCTGCTGGCCGGGGAGGTCCCGACGCTGGTGTTTCGTGCCGGGGTGATCATCGGGTCGGGCTCGGCGTCCTTCGAGATCATCCGGCACCTGACCGACCGGCTGCCCGTCATGACGGCCCCGAACTGGATCGACAACGACATCGAACCGATCAGTGTCCGGGACGTGCTCTACTACCTGGTGGCCGCCGCGGATCTGCCGTCGCCGGTCAACGACGCCGTGGACATCGGGGGCGGACACGTCTACCAGTTCAAGGAGCTGCTCACCCTGTACGGGAGGGAGCTGGGACTCGAGCGGCGCATCGTCGGCCTGCGCCTGCCCCGCTTCGCCAATGCGGCCTCGGGGCTGTGGATCGGCCTGGTCACGCCGGTTCCCGTGAAACTGGCCATCCCCCTGGCGCAGTCGATGGCGGAGGACGCGGTCACCGCCGACCACCGGGTCGCCGAGATCATCCCCGACCCGCCCGGCGGGCTGGCCGACTATCCGACGGCCGTGCGCCGCGCGCTGGACCGGCAGCGCGACGACGTCATCCCCACCAACTGGCGGGGCGCGTGGGGCGGCTCGGTGATCCCGGAGCAGTCGTTGCCGACGGACCCGGAATGGGCGGGCCGGACGGTGTTCACCGACGAGCGCTCCGGGGAGATCGACGCCCCCGTGGAGGACGTGTTCGCGGTGGTGGAGGGCATCGGCGGGGACAGCGGCTGGTATTCCGTCCCGCTGCTGTGGACGGTGCGCGGAGTCATCGACAAGCTCCTGGGCGGTCCCGGGCTGGGCGGGCGGCGGGACGCGCGCCGGCTGGCGGTCGGGGACCGGCTCGACTGGTGGCGGGTCGAGGCGATCGAGCCGCCGAACCGCCTGATCCTCCGCGCCGAGATGAACGTCGGCGGCACCGCCTGGCTAGTCTTCGACGTCGTCGAGGGCGAGGAAACGGGTACGTCCCGGTACACGCAGACGGCGGTCGACGTCCCCAACGGACTGCTGGGGCGGGCCTACTGGATCGCGCTGCTGCCGTTTCACGCGCTCATCTTCCCCGTGATGCGCGACAACATCCTCCGGGCGGCGCGGGCGCGACGGGAGGCGCGCAGGTCGTGA
- the thiC gene encoding phosphomethylpyrimidine synthase ThiC, which produces MTVTSARTHVETEIHPKHSYAPIKQDGLEVPETRIELDDSPTGPNEPFHVYRTRGPECDETVGLPRLRSEWIADRGDVEEYVGRERDLADDGRSASRRGAASEEWQGEAQEPLRAREGKTVTQMHYARRGVITREMEYVALREHVSPEFVRGEVARGRAIIPANVNHPESEPMIIGRKFLTKINANIGNSAVTSSIREEVAKLRWATRWGADTVMDLSTGDDIHTTREWIIRNSAVPIGTVPIYQALEKVGGVAQDLTWEIFRDTVIEQAEQGVGYMTVHAGVRLPFIPLTTERVTGIVSRGGSIMAGWCLAHHKESFLYENFDELCEIFARYDVAFSLGDGLRPGSLADANDAAQFAELKTIGELTRRAWEYDVQVMVEGPGHVPLDKIQVNNELERDWCGDAPFYTLGPLVTDIAPGYDHITSAIGAATIAMGGTAMLCYVTPKEHLGLPNRDDVKTGVITYKLAAHAADVAKGHPGARDWDDAMSKARFEFRWNDQFALSLDPDTAREYHDETLPAEPAKTAHFCSMCGPKFCSMRISQDIRDEFGARLGMPGIGAPLDPDVAAAAESGMAAKAAEFREQGSRIYRDQEA; this is translated from the coding sequence ATGACCGTCACGTCCGCACGCACGCACGTTGAGACAGAGATCCACCCGAAGCACTCCTACGCACCGATCAAGCAGGACGGCCTCGAGGTCCCGGAGACCCGCATCGAGCTCGACGACTCCCCCACCGGCCCCAACGAGCCCTTCCACGTCTACCGCACCCGCGGCCCCGAGTGCGACGAGACCGTCGGACTGCCACGCCTGCGCAGTGAGTGGATCGCCGACCGCGGCGACGTCGAGGAGTACGTCGGCCGCGAACGCGACCTGGCCGACGACGGCCGCTCCGCCTCCCGCCGCGGCGCCGCCAGCGAGGAGTGGCAGGGCGAGGCCCAGGAGCCGTTGCGCGCCCGCGAAGGAAAGACCGTCACCCAGATGCACTACGCCCGCCGGGGCGTCATCACCCGCGAGATGGAGTACGTCGCCCTGCGCGAGCACGTCTCCCCGGAATTCGTCCGCGGCGAGGTCGCCCGCGGCCGCGCCATCATCCCCGCGAACGTCAACCACCCCGAGTCCGAGCCGATGATCATCGGCCGCAAGTTCCTCACCAAGATCAACGCAAACATCGGCAACTCCGCAGTCACCTCCTCGATCCGCGAAGAGGTCGCCAAGCTGCGCTGGGCCACCCGCTGGGGCGCCGACACCGTCATGGATCTCTCCACCGGAGACGACATCCACACCACCCGCGAGTGGATCATCCGCAACTCCGCCGTCCCGATCGGCACTGTCCCGATCTACCAGGCGCTGGAGAAGGTGGGCGGCGTCGCCCAGGATCTGACCTGGGAGATCTTCCGCGACACCGTCATCGAGCAGGCCGAGCAGGGCGTCGGCTACATGACCGTCCACGCCGGCGTGCGCCTCCCGTTCATCCCGCTGACCACCGAGCGGGTCACGGGCATCGTCTCCCGCGGCGGCTCCATCATGGCCGGCTGGTGCCTCGCCCACCACAAAGAGTCCTTCCTCTACGAGAACTTCGACGAGCTGTGCGAGATCTTCGCCCGCTACGACGTCGCCTTCTCCCTCGGCGACGGGCTGCGCCCGGGCTCGCTTGCCGACGCCAACGACGCCGCCCAGTTCGCCGAGCTCAAGACCATCGGCGAGCTGACCCGCCGCGCCTGGGAGTACGACGTCCAGGTCATGGTCGAGGGTCCCGGCCACGTCCCGCTGGACAAGATCCAGGTCAACAACGAGCTCGAGCGCGACTGGTGCGGCGACGCCCCGTTCTACACCCTCGGCCCGCTGGTCACCGACATCGCGCCAGGTTACGACCACATCACCTCCGCCATCGGCGCGGCCACCATCGCCATGGGCGGCACCGCGATGCTGTGCTACGTCACGCCGAAGGAGCACCTCGGCCTGCCCAACCGCGACGACGTCAAGACCGGCGTCATCACCTACAAGCTGGCCGCGCACGCGGCGGACGTGGCCAAGGGGCACCCGGGCGCGCGCGACTGGGACGACGCGATGAGCAAGGCGCGCTTCGAGTTCCGCTGGAACGACCAGTTCGCCCTGTCCCTGGACCCGGACACCGCCCGCGAGTACCACGACGAGACCCTGCCCGCCGAGCCAGCGAAGACCGCCCACTTCTGCTCCATGTGCGGACCAAAGTTCTGTTCCATGCGCATCTCCCAGGACATCCGCGACGAGTTCGGCGCCCGGCTCGGCATGCCGGGAATCGGTGCGCCGCTGGATCCGGACGTGGCCGCCGCCGCCGAGAGCGGGATGGCCGCCAAAGCCGCCGAGTTCCGCGAGCAGGGCTCCCGAATCTACCGGGACCAGGAGGCCTGA
- a CDS encoding thiamine phosphate synthase, translating into MQELDLRCYLVTGSPPERVVVDVAAAAARGGAGVVQVRSKPISARALTALTQAVARAVAVANPTTRVLVDDRADVAALLMRRGENVHGVHVGQDDLDVRDVRRLLGPEAIIGLTTGTMELVRAVEPVSDVIDYVGCGPFRATPTKESGRAPLGLAAYPELVAACPVPMVAIGDVTVDDAADLAATGVAGAAIVRGLMNAADPEGYARRVVTEFTR; encoded by the coding sequence GTGCAAGAACTCGATCTCCGCTGCTACCTCGTCACCGGCTCCCCGCCGGAGCGCGTCGTCGTCGACGTCGCCGCCGCCGCCGCCCGCGGCGGTGCCGGTGTGGTGCAGGTGCGCAGCAAACCCATCAGCGCGCGAGCTCTCACCGCGCTGACCCAGGCCGTGGCCCGGGCCGTGGCCGTGGCCAACCCCACCACCAGGGTGCTCGTCGACGACCGCGCCGACGTGGCGGCGCTGCTCATGCGGCGCGGGGAGAACGTCCACGGCGTGCACGTCGGCCAGGACGATCTCGACGTGCGCGACGTACGCCGACTCCTGGGACCCGAGGCGATCATCGGGTTGACCACCGGGACCATGGAACTGGTCCGGGCCGTCGAACCGGTCAGCGACGTGATCGACTACGTCGGCTGCGGCCCCTTCCGGGCGACGCCCACGAAGGAGTCCGGCCGCGCGCCCCTCGGGCTGGCCGCCTATCCGGAGCTGGTGGCCGCCTGCCCGGTGCCGATGGTGGCCATCGGCGACGTCACCGTCGACGACGCCGCCGATCTGGCCGCGACCGGCGTCGCCGGCGCCGCCATCGTCCGCGGGCTGATGAACGCCGCGGATCCGGAGGGGTACGCCCGCCGGGTGGTCACGGAGTTCACGCGATGA
- the thiO gene encoding glycine oxidase ThiO — translation MRVTVIGAGVIGLATAFELMERGDQVRLLDPDPAGGSSHHAGGMLAPSAEVQYRQEPLFPLMVDSARAYPALLQRLAARTDLPTGYRTEGTLVVAHDRADAEHLAELMAYQHVQGMAVERLSVREARGMEPALAPRLAGAVSIPGDHQVNPRLLCAALLDALSSGGAEIVRDAVTRIEGARVIGARGSYDADQVVLAAGLGAARIDGWYRGENPLRLRPVYGDILRLGVPEYLRPLVGRVIRGFVEDRPVYLIPRSDGTIALGATSREDDRPQPRLGGAYDLIRDAVALVPGVEETTLLEITAGARPGTPDDLPYLGRVSEGLVVSTGYFRHGILLAALGARDGARLVHGEDPGTDLSAAAPLRHQ, via the coding sequence ATGAGGGTCACCGTCATCGGCGCCGGCGTCATCGGCCTGGCCACCGCCTTCGAGCTCATGGAACGAGGCGACCAGGTCCGCCTCCTCGACCCGGATCCGGCCGGCGGGTCGAGCCACCACGCCGGCGGCATGCTCGCGCCCTCCGCGGAAGTCCAGTACCGACAGGAGCCGCTCTTTCCGCTCATGGTCGACTCGGCCCGCGCCTACCCCGCGCTGCTTCAACGCCTGGCCGCCCGCACGGATCTGCCCACCGGCTACCGCACCGAGGGCACTCTCGTCGTTGCCCACGACCGCGCCGACGCGGAGCACCTCGCCGAGCTCATGGCCTACCAGCACGTCCAGGGCATGGCGGTCGAGCGGCTCAGCGTGCGCGAGGCCCGGGGGATGGAGCCTGCGCTGGCCCCGCGCCTGGCCGGGGCGGTCTCGATTCCAGGCGACCACCAGGTCAATCCCCGTCTGCTGTGCGCCGCACTGCTCGACGCGCTGAGCTCCGGCGGCGCCGAGATCGTCCGGGACGCCGTGACGCGCATCGAGGGGGCCCGGGTCATCGGCGCCCGGGGCTCCTACGACGCCGACCAGGTGGTCCTGGCCGCCGGCCTCGGCGCCGCGCGGATCGACGGCTGGTACCGGGGTGAGAACCCGCTCCGGCTGCGCCCGGTCTACGGCGACATCCTGCGCCTCGGCGTTCCGGAGTACCTGCGCCCGCTTGTGGGCCGGGTCATCCGCGGCTTCGTCGAGGACCGCCCCGTCTACCTCATCCCCCGCAGCGACGGCACGATCGCGCTGGGCGCCACCTCGCGGGAGGACGACCGCCCGCAGCCGCGCCTGGGCGGCGCCTACGACCTCATCCGCGACGCGGTGGCGCTCGTGCCGGGCGTCGAGGAGACCACGCTGCTCGAAATCACCGCCGGCGCGCGGCCCGGGACCCCGGATGACCTGCCCTACCTGGGCCGGGTCAGTGAGGGACTCGTGGTCTCGACCGGCTACTTCCGCCACGGCATCCTGCTGGCGGCCCTCGGCGCGCGCGACGGCGCCCGCCTCGTCCACGGCGAGGACCCGGGCACCGACCTCTCCGCCGCCGCCCCACTCCGACACCAGTAA
- the thiS gene encoding sulfur carrier protein ThiS gives MRYIYNGQPRDAEAGPTVAELVDAEVGSRSGVAVAIDGEVVPASTWESTVVDEGATVDLLTAVQGG, from the coding sequence ATGCGCTACATCTACAACGGCCAGCCCCGCGACGCGGAGGCCGGCCCCACCGTCGCCGAACTCGTCGACGCCGAGGTCGGCTCCCGCTCCGGCGTGGCCGTCGCCATCGACGGCGAGGTCGTCCCCGCCAGCACCTGGGAGTCCACCGTCGTCGACGAGGGCGCCACCGTCGATCTTCTCACCGCGGTCCAGGGGGGATAG